In a genomic window of Longimicrobium sp.:
- a CDS encoding metal ABC transporter substrate-binding protein produces YLDVSRAIPVLDRPQGNVDRSMGDVHPLGNPHYWLDPENGRRIARLFEAKFAQLDPANAAVYDRNERAFEERLNAAEKSWQADLDAIRGKPVVAWHTSWRYFAEYNGMNIVGFMEPKPGVPPSPSHLAGLIATMRRTGAKVIVMEPYYDKRTADFVAQRTGARVLVLPPSVGGVRTITDYIQLMQYDVGQLAAAVR; encoded by the coding sequence TACCTCGACGTATCGAGGGCCATCCCCGTGCTCGACCGACCGCAGGGCAACGTCGACCGCAGCATGGGTGACGTGCACCCGCTGGGCAATCCGCACTACTGGCTCGATCCCGAGAACGGCCGGCGCATCGCGCGGCTGTTCGAGGCGAAGTTCGCGCAGCTCGATCCGGCCAACGCCGCCGTCTACGACCGGAACGAGCGGGCGTTCGAGGAGCGGTTGAACGCCGCGGAGAAGAGCTGGCAAGCCGATCTCGATGCCATCCGCGGCAAGCCGGTGGTCGCGTGGCACACGAGCTGGCGCTACTTCGCCGAGTACAACGGGATGAACATCGTGGGCTTCATGGAGCCCAAGCCGGGGGTCCCGCCGTCACCCTCGCATCTCGCGGGTCTCATCGCCACGATGCGGCGCACGGGGGCGAAGGTGATCGTGATGGAGCCGTACTACGACAAGCGCACGGCGGACTTCGTGGCGCAGCGGACGGGCGCGCGGGTGCTCGTCCTTCCCCCTTCCGTGGGCGGCGTGCGGACGATC